The Bdellovibrio bacteriovorus genome includes a region encoding these proteins:
- a CDS encoding ATP-dependent DNA helicase, with the protein MRKITLDLKQFALPAPRVGSIETHSGYGPIPTSGQEVHVTIQRQRVRENPGYTPEKKLVHSFEAGPYEFVVSGRADGFVEATGLIEEIKSAFDIDELRAKLEREPNHPYVWQLRTYGYIHFLQTGQFPTLKLHLVSLRNFKSHDLNIELDLDGYEAWLKIRLEELVEETKEKEKLFKKRQKAGEEMTFPFASPRKGQRELVDTISENLQSENPLLVQAPTGLGKTIGVLYPSLKEALPRGQRVVYVTPKNSQHQVAEEAVERLQEQGCKIRSLTITAKSKMCLKAEPLCNPQYCEFAKDYYKKVAEHDLVNKLSRLRSLDSEKLKKMGEEYQVCPFELSVEAIERADVVIGDYNYVFAPRSLIGRLAEPLLEQKEKANLVIDEAHNLPSRAQDYFSPSISTQQLALLEKDFSRLPPTFYMQAQALCQRARRLISSYGKDGVSKKVNIDLDPFLELEQDVREMTTSYLESETEILSQDPILRMMNMWSEFVASLTLSGEEFFQTYQRSTFTEMLKITCCDASEHLSLAYKEFKNVVAFSATLKPFTYYQELMGFPTESTKQVEFSSPFEKENRKLLIIPQISTKFSDRHASSGKIAETIQRITALKKGNYIALFPSFEFMRMVESKLSLPDFQILVQEREMKQKQTQEYLDELKSGQKPTLLLGVQGGVFSEGVDFPGDMLIGAFVIGPALPNFDFEREQIRSYYELRYGKEHAFNYAYVYPAMAKAIQSAGRVIRSETDRGVIVMLDSRFLQTSYYETMPEGWFTQSPQELVSRQILNDIKEFWETPV; encoded by the coding sequence ATGAGAAAAATAACGTTGGATCTAAAACAATTTGCATTGCCTGCGCCTCGTGTTGGTAGCATCGAGACGCATTCAGGCTATGGCCCCATTCCCACAAGTGGGCAAGAAGTGCACGTCACAATCCAACGTCAGCGCGTGCGCGAAAATCCCGGCTACACTCCAGAAAAAAAATTAGTTCACTCTTTTGAAGCGGGTCCTTATGAATTTGTCGTCTCGGGCCGGGCCGATGGCTTTGTCGAAGCGACAGGCTTGATTGAAGAAATCAAATCCGCCTTCGATATTGATGAACTGCGCGCAAAATTAGAAAGAGAACCGAACCATCCTTACGTGTGGCAACTGCGCACTTATGGGTACATTCATTTTCTGCAAACGGGTCAGTTCCCTACTTTAAAACTGCATCTGGTTTCTTTGCGCAATTTTAAATCGCATGATCTAAATATCGAACTGGATCTAGATGGCTATGAAGCGTGGTTGAAAATCCGTCTTGAGGAATTAGTCGAAGAGACGAAAGAAAAAGAAAAGCTTTTTAAAAAACGCCAGAAGGCCGGCGAAGAAATGACATTTCCCTTCGCATCCCCGCGCAAAGGCCAAAGAGAGCTCGTCGATACGATTTCAGAGAACCTGCAAAGTGAAAATCCACTTTTAGTTCAAGCGCCGACAGGATTAGGAAAAACCATTGGTGTTCTTTATCCGTCGTTGAAAGAGGCTTTGCCTCGCGGTCAAAGAGTCGTTTACGTCACTCCAAAAAACTCGCAACATCAGGTCGCTGAAGAAGCTGTCGAACGCTTGCAAGAGCAAGGTTGTAAAATTCGTTCACTTACTATCACTGCCAAAAGCAAGATGTGCTTAAAAGCCGAGCCTTTGTGCAATCCTCAGTACTGTGAGTTCGCGAAAGACTATTACAAAAAAGTCGCTGAACACGACTTAGTGAATAAGCTTTCGCGACTTCGCAGCCTGGACAGTGAAAAACTCAAAAAAATGGGTGAAGAGTATCAAGTCTGCCCGTTTGAGTTGTCCGTAGAGGCGATTGAGCGAGCTGATGTCGTCATTGGTGACTACAACTATGTTTTTGCGCCAAGAAGTTTGATTGGCCGCTTGGCGGAGCCACTTTTAGAGCAGAAAGAAAAAGCCAATCTAGTGATCGACGAGGCTCACAATCTGCCTTCTCGTGCTCAAGATTATTTTTCTCCCAGTATTTCAACTCAACAACTGGCTTTATTAGAAAAAGATTTTTCTCGTCTGCCGCCGACATTTTATATGCAGGCCCAAGCCCTTTGTCAGCGCGCGCGCCGGTTGATTTCTTCTTATGGCAAAGATGGCGTTTCTAAAAAGGTAAACATTGATCTAGATCCATTCTTAGAACTGGAACAAGACGTTCGCGAAATGACGACGTCTTATCTAGAATCAGAAACCGAGATTCTGTCACAAGACCCCATCTTACGTATGATGAACATGTGGTCAGAGTTCGTAGCGTCTTTGACTTTAAGTGGTGAAGAGTTTTTTCAAACTTATCAAAGAAGTACTTTCACCGAAATGCTGAAGATCACTTGTTGTGATGCTTCCGAGCATTTGTCTTTAGCTTACAAAGAATTCAAAAACGTCGTCGCGTTTTCGGCGACTTTAAAACCTTTCACTTATTATCAAGAGCTGATGGGTTTTCCGACGGAATCAACAAAACAAGTTGAGTTTTCTTCACCGTTTGAGAAAGAAAACCGCAAACTGCTTATCATCCCGCAAATCTCGACAAAATTTTCGGATCGCCATGCTAGCAGCGGGAAGATTGCCGAAACCATTCAGCGCATCACCGCTTTAAAGAAAGGGAACTACATCGCCTTGTTCCCAAGTTTTGAATTTATGCGCATGGTGGAATCAAAGCTTTCTTTGCCAGACTTTCAAATTCTGGTGCAAGAGCGCGAGATGAAGCAAAAGCAGACTCAAGAGTACTTAGATGAATTAAAGTCAGGGCAAAAGCCGACTTTGTTATTGGGTGTCCAAGGGGGCGTGTTTTCAGAAGGTGTCGACTTTCCGGGTGATATGTTGATTGGGGCTTTCGTCATTGGTCCCGCTCTGCCTAACTTTGATTTTGAACGGGAACAAATTCGTTCTTACTATGAGCTTCGTTATGGGAAAGAGCATGCCTTTAACTATGCTTACGTGTATCCAGCAATGGCTAAGGCTATTCAATCAGCAGGCCGCGTGATTCGCTCTGAAACAGATCGTGGTGTGATCGTCATGTTAGACTCGCGCTTTTTACAGACAAGCTACTATGAAACTATGCCCGAGGGTTGGTTCACACAGTCCCCGCAAGAACTAGTATCTCGCCAAATTTTGAATGACATTAAAGAGTTTTGGGAGACACCAGTATGA
- a CDS encoding phospholipase D family protein, with protein MKLVVFGAFLFLGVLTSCQSIPKDFKAPESYYIKNTEHTWWAKTLAAEIKKHPDQSGFVPLASGPDAFIARLASVRKAERTLDIQYYIWHDDLVGRMLMHDVLQAADRGVRVRLLLDDLNIGQYQDTLLILDSHPLIEVRMFNPFANRKLRFLDAFRFSQVNRRMHNKVMIADNQAAILGGRNIGNEYFTASEEENFGDFDVWCFGPVAEESSQSFDLYWNNKLAVPIPILNKRELKSTELAELRQNLEGAKAEVQKSKYGQDLENSRLMKQVHERDVKAFWGRAKVFYDSPEKVENGKSKLMLNQITALPIRSTKEVFIVSPYFIPGKKGVDYFAKKSKDGIKVTVVTNSLASNDVSLVFAGYKKYRKGLLKGGVDLYEIKPRVNVKARKSKVAGSSGARLGLHGKVYVFDRHVMFVGSMNLDPRSVELNSEMGVLLENKDFANHFVNLMTTELPDIAYKVTLDDGDLRWTTREEEGSVTLKKEPEASFWKSFQAGVLSLFVPESLL; from the coding sequence ATGAAACTTGTAGTTTTTGGGGCCTTTCTGTTTTTGGGCGTTTTAACAAGCTGTCAAAGCATACCCAAAGATTTCAAAGCGCCTGAATCCTATTATATAAAAAACACGGAACATACTTGGTGGGCAAAAACCCTGGCTGCCGAGATAAAAAAACATCCTGATCAATCGGGTTTTGTCCCTTTGGCCTCCGGGCCCGATGCTTTTATTGCGCGCTTGGCCTCTGTTCGTAAGGCCGAAAGAACTTTAGATATTCAGTACTATATCTGGCATGACGATCTTGTGGGTCGCATGCTCATGCACGACGTTTTGCAAGCGGCCGACCGGGGAGTTCGGGTAAGATTATTGTTAGACGATCTGAATATTGGCCAGTACCAAGATACACTGTTGATATTGGACTCTCATCCTCTGATTGAAGTGCGAATGTTTAATCCCTTTGCCAATCGAAAGCTTCGATTTTTAGATGCCTTTCGCTTTAGCCAGGTCAATAGGCGTATGCACAACAAGGTGATGATCGCCGACAATCAAGCAGCCATTCTGGGCGGGCGCAATATCGGCAATGAATATTTCACGGCCAGCGAAGAAGAAAACTTTGGTGATTTCGATGTCTGGTGCTTTGGTCCTGTCGCCGAAGAAAGTTCTCAGTCCTTTGACCTTTATTGGAATAACAAACTAGCTGTTCCAATTCCGATATTGAACAAACGCGAACTTAAAAGCACAGAACTGGCAGAGCTTCGCCAAAATTTAGAAGGTGCGAAAGCAGAAGTGCAAAAATCCAAATATGGTCAGGATTTAGAAAATTCGCGCTTGATGAAACAGGTCCATGAACGGGACGTAAAAGCCTTTTGGGGACGCGCCAAGGTTTTTTACGATTCACCTGAAAAAGTGGAAAATGGCAAAAGTAAGTTGATGCTGAATCAGATCACGGCTCTTCCGATTCGCTCGACTAAAGAAGTTTTTATCGTTTCACCTTACTTTATTCCGGGTAAAAAAGGTGTCGATTACTTTGCGAAGAAAAGTAAAGACGGCATCAAAGTCACAGTCGTGACAAATTCATTGGCATCGAATGACGTCAGTTTGGTATTTGCCGGATATAAGAAATATCGCAAAGGTTTGCTAAAAGGCGGCGTCGATCTTTATGAAATCAAACCTCGCGTGAATGTGAAAGCTCGCAAATCCAAAGTCGCTGGTTCTTCAGGGGCTCGCTTGGGTTTGCACGGCAAGGTTTATGTTTTTGATCGTCATGTGATGTTCGTGGGCTCGATGAATTTGGATCCTCGCTCTGTGGAGCTAAATTCAGAAATGGGAGTCCTTCTTGAAAACAAAGACTTCGCCAATCACTTCGTCAACTTAATGACCACCGAGCTTCCGGATATTGCGTATAAGGTGACCTTAGACGATGGTGATTTGCGCTGGACGACTCGTGAAGAAGAAGGTTCCGTCACCTTGAAGAAAGAACCTGAGGCCTCCTTCTGGAAAAGCTTCCAAGCCGGCGTCCTCAGTCTTTTTGTCCCGGAAAGCCTGCTCTAA
- a CDS encoding exonuclease domain-containing protein: MSLLKTPVLFLDLQTTGAKPDTASILEMAWASLASEHIESSLIEQAEEVPRRIQFITGIYKKDMEAARPFASVFSDLKSFIDKNLGANPIAVIHFAQFERPFLLDAYEKLQEEMPFSILCTHEIAKRLFPNLPTRGIKGLAGYFGCPSGELKRASNHVQATQVIWQGLTAALSEKGIHSIEDLQKWLQDTPKAARVKYEYPLPKEKRLSLPKQPGVYRMMSRWGEVLYVGKATSLHDRVNSYFRGQKNRDTRKLEMLTQVWDLHVTPVGSPLEAALLETDEIKRLDPPYNISLKTGRRELAFFSRDFTSFQTEADENHCIGPFSNALALDSILKLSASLQDKSFNENMFYEPIDATLLEQGFDLFCERHGFSKDAFTSVRSILAVGLNWYRQLEEEEETEDLEEVEASETSESNESTPEESEEEILEVELTPEDLADKYERHFIRSAATYLRTKRLTKLLNVHIQIEETMTLKIQNGKVVEPEAPLIKQRGSWKDLSIDTYDRMTVLFTELNKLKNQDRKIDFI; encoded by the coding sequence ATGAGTCTTCTTAAAACACCCGTGCTATTTTTAGATCTTCAGACAACCGGAGCTAAACCCGACACGGCAAGCATTCTTGAGATGGCCTGGGCCTCTCTCGCCAGCGAGCATATCGAAAGCTCTTTGATTGAACAGGCCGAGGAAGTTCCTCGTCGTATTCAATTCATCACGGGCATCTACAAAAAAGACATGGAAGCGGCTCGCCCGTTTGCCAGTGTCTTTTCCGACTTAAAAAGCTTTATCGATAAAAATCTGGGCGCAAATCCCATCGCCGTGATTCATTTTGCTCAATTTGAGCGACCTTTCTTGTTGGATGCTTATGAAAAGCTTCAAGAAGAAATGCCGTTTTCAATTCTGTGCACGCACGAAATTGCAAAGCGTCTGTTCCCGAATCTGCCCACGCGCGGAATCAAGGGACTTGCAGGATATTTTGGCTGCCCTTCAGGTGAGTTAAAGCGCGCTTCTAATCATGTGCAGGCCACCCAAGTGATCTGGCAGGGATTAACGGCGGCTTTGTCAGAAAAAGGAATTCATTCTATCGAAGACCTGCAAAAGTGGCTTCAAGACACACCGAAGGCCGCGCGGGTAAAGTACGAATATCCTTTGCCAAAAGAAAAACGTTTAAGTCTTCCCAAGCAGCCCGGCGTTTATCGCATGATGAGCCGTTGGGGCGAAGTGCTTTATGTGGGTAAAGCGACCTCCTTGCATGATCGCGTGAATAGCTATTTCCGCGGGCAAAAAAATCGCGACACTCGCAAGTTAGAGATGTTAACGCAAGTTTGGGATCTGCATGTCACTCCGGTAGGAAGTCCTCTGGAAGCGGCACTCTTAGAAACAGACGAGATCAAACGCCTGGATCCGCCATACAACATCAGTTTAAAAACCGGCCGACGGGAATTAGCATTCTTCAGTCGAGATTTCACCTCCTTCCAAACGGAAGCAGATGAAAATCATTGTATTGGCCCCTTTTCAAATGCGCTGGCTTTGGACTCGATCCTCAAGCTCAGCGCTTCTTTGCAAGATAAGTCGTTTAACGAAAACATGTTCTATGAGCCGATTGACGCCACTCTTTTAGAACAAGGCTTTGATCTTTTCTGCGAGCGCCATGGTTTTTCCAAAGACGCGTTTACGTCGGTTCGTTCTATTTTAGCTGTAGGTTTGAATTGGTATCGTCAACTCGAAGAGGAAGAAGAGACGGAAGATCTAGAAGAAGTCGAAGCTTCTGAAACCTCCGAGTCAAACGAAAGCACGCCCGAAGAAAGCGAAGAAGAAATCTTAGAAGTTGAACTGACCCCCGAAGACTTGGCCGATAAATATGAGCGCCACTTTATCAGGTCTGCGGCAACCTATCTTCGCACCAAACGCCTGACAAAGCTTTTGAACGTGCATATTCAAATTGAAGAAACGATGACTTTGAAAATTCAAAATGGAAAAGTCGTTGAACCTGAAGCCCCGCTGATAAAACAACGCGGCTCGTGGAAAGATCTGTCGATTGATACTTATGATCGCATGACCGTGCTTTTCACCGAGCTCAATAAGCTCAAAAACCAAGATCGAAAAATCGATTTTATTTAA
- a CDS encoding DOPA 4,5-dioxygenase family protein has translation MERTYKVNSQLLPQGFPREFDAHIYFSNESLQFATELREKAIKEFAGRQVFVGQMIPEAIGPHPIPMFEINFPLSLFTEVVLWLMKARGDLSVLVHELTGDDLYDHTQAALWLGKEVPLLYERFK, from the coding sequence ATGGAAAGAACTTACAAAGTAAATTCTCAGTTATTGCCTCAAGGATTTCCGCGCGAGTTTGATGCGCATATTTATTTTTCGAATGAGTCCTTGCAGTTTGCGACGGAGTTACGTGAAAAGGCGATAAAAGAATTTGCGGGGCGCCAGGTCTTTGTCGGACAGATGATTCCTGAAGCTATTGGTCCTCATCCGATTCCGATGTTTGAAATCAATTTTCCGTTGTCTCTATTTACAGAAGTAGTGCTCTGGTTGATGAAAGCACGCGGGGACCTTTCGGTTTTAGTTCACGAGCTGACAGGCGATGATCTTTACGATCACACTCAAGCAGCGCTTTGGTTGGGCAAAGAAGTGCCGCTTCTTTACGAGCGCTTTAAATAA
- a CDS encoding PA0069 family radical SAM protein: protein MTREFRKDIRGRGASSNVTNRYDSLKYEATEEDFDNYLEDEKALLKTEVLKDSSRTIITENKSPDIGFTFSINAYRGCEHGCAYCYARPTHEYLGLSPGLDFESKIFVKEEAPKLLREALMKPSWKPAVIAMSGITDCYQPLERKMQLTRGCLEVLLEFKNPVSLITKNALVTRDVDILSQMAAYNGTLVFLSITSLNDDLVQILEPRTSRPAARLKAIETLAKAGVPVGVNVAPCIPGLNDHEMPAILKAAKDAGAQYAGYVPLRLPSSVRPIFEEWLEVHQPLKKEKVLNSVRDIRGGKLNDANFGSRMRGEGPRADQMAQMFKLYTRKYGLNVKKFDLSTEHFQRRGDQLKFDIE, encoded by the coding sequence ATGACTCGTGAATTTCGTAAAGATATCCGCGGTCGTGGAGCCAGTAGCAACGTCACCAATCGTTACGACTCACTCAAATACGAAGCTACCGAAGAAGATTTCGACAATTATCTTGAGGACGAAAAAGCTCTTCTTAAAACGGAAGTTCTGAAAGATTCTTCTCGCACGATTATCACGGAAAACAAAAGCCCCGACATCGGCTTCACATTTTCTATCAACGCTTATCGCGGCTGTGAACACGGCTGCGCGTATTGCTATGCTCGTCCCACACACGAGTACTTAGGCCTTTCACCCGGTTTGGATTTTGAATCGAAAATTTTCGTGAAAGAAGAAGCTCCAAAACTTTTGCGCGAAGCTTTGATGAAACCTTCGTGGAAGCCTGCTGTGATCGCGATGAGCGGAATCACCGACTGCTACCAGCCTTTAGAAAGAAAGATGCAGCTGACTCGCGGCTGTCTTGAAGTTTTATTAGAGTTTAAAAATCCAGTTTCATTAATTACTAAAAATGCTTTGGTCACTCGCGATGTCGATATTCTTTCGCAGATGGCGGCTTACAACGGCACTTTGGTTTTTCTTTCGATCACGTCTTTGAATGATGATCTGGTGCAAATCTTAGAGCCACGCACGTCCCGTCCCGCAGCTCGTCTTAAAGCGATCGAAACTTTGGCGAAAGCCGGTGTCCCCGTTGGCGTCAACGTCGCACCGTGCATTCCAGGATTGAATGACCACGAGATGCCGGCGATCTTAAAAGCCGCCAAAGATGCGGGAGCCCAGTACGCGGGTTACGTGCCTTTGCGACTTCCTTCGTCCGTGCGCCCTATTTTTGAAGAGTGGCTGGAAGTCCATCAACCGTTAAAAAAGGAAAAAGTTTTAAACTCGGTGCGTGATATACGCGGCGGCAAATTGAATGACGCGAACTTCGGATCGCGTATGCGCGGAGAAGGGCCTCGGGCCGACCAAATGGCGCAAATGTTCAAGCTTTATACTCGCAAATACGGTTTAAATGTGAAAAAGTTTGATCTCTCCACCGAGCACTTTCAGCGTCGTGGTGATCAACTCAAATTTGATATTGAATAG
- the rfaE1 gene encoding D-glycero-beta-D-manno-heptose-7-phosphate kinase, translating into MTTPVKATVGPQEKELLINQLPLMRGKKILIIGDVCVDEYVLGEVRRISPEAPVPVLEVEQEDVRLGMAANVAQNVCSLGGQAMLVSVVGNDTGANLLRDLCAKSGVSSEFLVTDTSRPTTRKTRVMAKHHHLVRVDYEVRSSLSAEVEAQMIHMVEKNVEDADCVVIEDYKKGVISRNVIEKVVAICKQKGKRVLVDPHKTSSGPFYQGVDLIKPNFDEAVTLAGMDFDDLRNNPNKVVEVGRALQKITGAKEVVLTRGKDGMTIFSGDHITEVPTYARKVFDVTGAGDTVIAALSLGLVSGLSLVQSCMLANFAAGVVVGKVGCVPCEIPELKEYIQTAH; encoded by the coding sequence ATGACAACACCTGTAAAGGCGACCGTAGGTCCGCAAGAAAAAGAACTTCTGATCAATCAACTGCCTCTAATGAGAGGTAAAAAAATCCTCATTATCGGCGACGTCTGCGTTGATGAATACGTCCTGGGTGAAGTTCGTCGTATCAGCCCTGAAGCTCCGGTTCCGGTTTTGGAAGTAGAGCAAGAAGACGTGCGCCTGGGTATGGCGGCCAACGTCGCACAAAACGTCTGCAGCTTGGGTGGACAAGCAATGCTGGTTTCTGTTGTCGGTAACGACACGGGCGCAAACCTTCTTCGCGATCTTTGCGCTAAAAGCGGAGTGAGCTCTGAATTTCTTGTTACGGATACATCTCGTCCAACGACACGCAAAACACGTGTGATGGCAAAACATCATCACTTGGTGCGCGTGGATTACGAAGTTCGTTCCAGCCTTTCTGCGGAAGTGGAAGCCCAGATGATCCACATGGTGGAAAAGAATGTTGAAGACGCAGATTGCGTGGTAATTGAAGATTATAAAAAAGGCGTGATCTCTCGCAACGTCATCGAAAAGGTTGTCGCGATTTGCAAACAAAAAGGCAAACGCGTGCTCGTTGATCCACATAAAACTTCGTCGGGTCCTTTCTATCAAGGTGTGGATTTGATCAAGCCAAACTTTGATGAAGCGGTGACTCTGGCCGGAATGGATTTTGACGATCTTCGCAACAATCCGAATAAAGTTGTCGAGGTGGGTCGCGCTCTTCAAAAAATCACGGGTGCAAAAGAAGTTGTTCTGACTCGAGGAAAAGATGGAATGACGATCTTCTCTGGCGATCACATCACGGAAGTGCCAACGTATGCGCGCAAAGTTTTTGACGTGACTGGAGCAGGGGACACGGTGATTGCGGCTCTCTCTTTGGGTTTGGTGTCTGGCCTTTCGTTGGTTCAATCTTGCATGCTTGCGAACTTCGCAGCAGGTGTGGTTGTCGGCAAAGTCGGCTGCGTTCCTTGCGAGATTCCTGAGCTTAAAGAGTATATACAAACGGCTCACTGA